The proteins below come from a single Miscanthus floridulus cultivar M001 chromosome 1, ASM1932011v1, whole genome shotgun sequence genomic window:
- the LOC136456208 gene encoding uncharacterized protein: protein MPSTTPYLSSPCCKPLHHHRRSSGAASPHQRRWLHRAAAGQCPHAPTPSPVPVAASSGHRRWSLLPPQENGVGSIPSSVQHEDDLSSLLGRSSLQNGQADNVEDDDLQPHYKYLSPVEKRQNVMKQRNIDVVSSKKQKVAEHSYEATNLDSSTLATININLQTEQDDYVEHKDLPTHYKYNCTKHKEKHIHNDVMVNKSKCTNEIKVVAKETSATEILKHLTTNRTRSQQGLVQQYLLVYKTHLLKLHIIPFLIVLTIGV, encoded by the exons ATGCCTAG CACAACTCCATACCTCTCATCTCCCTGCTGCAAACCACTACACCACCACCGGCGCAGCAGCGGCGCTGCGTCCCCGCACCAGCGCCGGTGGCTGCACCGCGCCGCCGCAGGACAATGCCCACATGCCCCCACACCCTCGCCGGTCCCTGTCGCCGCCTCCAGCGGTCACCGTCGTTGGTCCCTGTTGCCACCTCAAGAGAATGGTGTTGGATCGATCCCTTCTTCCGTGCAGCACGAGGATGATCTGAGCTCACTTCTTGGCCGCAG TTCACTGCAGAATGGGCAAGCTGACAATGTGGAGGATGATGATCTGCAGCCACATTACAAATACCTTAGTCCTGTAGAGAAG AGGCAAAATGTTATGAAGCAGAGAAATATAGATGTTGTTAGCTCAAAGAAACAG AAGGTGGCTGAGCACTCATATGAAGCCACAAATCTGGACTCATCTACCCTAGCCACAATAAATATTAACTTACAG ACGGAACAAGATGATTATGTGGAGCACAAGGATCTGCCGACACATTACAAATATAATTGTACTAAACATAAG GAAAAACATATCCACAATGATGTTATGGTGAATAAAAGCAAGTGTACTAATGAAATCAAG GTTGTGGCAAAGGAAACATCTGCCACTGAAATTTTGAAGCATCTGACTACCAA CAGAACAAGATCTCAACAAGGCCTAGTGCAACAGTACCTGCTAGTGTATAAGACACATCTTTTAAAACTTCATATTATCCCTTTCTTAATTGTTCTTACAATTGGAGTCTAA